The DNA segment CACTCGTCAACGACCAGCAGCACGACGTCGGCGAGGCTGTACCTCCCTGCCAGGCAGTCGTTCTTGATCACCTGCGGGGTGGCGAAACAGACCCGGCACGCTTCCCAGGCCCGCGCCCGCTCCGCCGGGGGGGTGTCCCCGGTGAACATGGCAAAATCGGACTCATCCGGCTCGGAGCCGTCCCGGATGAGCAGGAACTGTTTGAAGAAACGGAGGTGCTGCTCAACCAGGGGTTTCGTGGGCGCAAGCACGAGCACCCTCCCCGGGTGGGAGTGGAGGCGGGACGCCGCGACAATGAGCGCGACGGCCGTCTTCCCGAGGCCCGTCGGGAGGACGACCATCGTGTTCGCATCGAGCGCCCGGAGCGCGATGGAGAGTTGATACCGCCGTTCCTCGATGCTTTCCGGCCGGATCAGCGGGTGGGAGACGTAGTTCATGCCCTGATTTCGCGGAACGTGGCGGCACCGGAGATGAGTGCGGAGAGAACCTCCGGCAGCCGCTCGATCGGTATGCGGACCTGCTCCATGCTGTCGCGGTCTCTCACGGTCACGGTGTTGTCTTCGAGCGTTTCGTAGTCGACGGTGACGGCAAAGGGCGTCCCGACTTCGTCCTGTCTCCGGTAACGCCTGCCGATGGCGCCGGAGTCGTCGTACTGGGCGAGAATGCGGCACTGCGTGAGCCTCTCCGTGATCGTCTGCGCGACGGTCTCGAGGCCGTCCCGGTTCATCAGCGGAAAGACGGCGACCTGGATCGGCGCGACCGCCGGCGGGAGCCGGAGCACTTTCCGGATCTCGCCTTCGACCTCTTCCTCGGCGTAGCTGTGCTCCAGAGCAACGTAGATCATCCTATCGATGCCGTACGACGGCTCAATGACGTGGGGCATCACCTCTTCGCCGCGAACTTCGACCTCCTCTTCCCGGACCTGGTAGAGGTCGGCGGGGATGAAGAACTCCTCGCCGTCGACGGTGACCCGCGCACCGTCCTCTCCCGGCTCGGATGCGGCGAGAGCATCCGCGATTGCCTTTGCCTTGCCGCGGTACCGCGGGCCGAGCACGCCCATGTCGGCCGTGATCCGCCGCTTTACGACCCTTTTGGGCTCGTCATAAGGCATGAAGACCGTCATCGAGGTGCCGGAATGTCCCGCATGCGAGCGCAGATCGTAGTTGGTGCGGTCGGCGATGCCGACGATCTCGACCCACCCGAACCGGCCGGAGTAGACCTCGGCGTCCCAGCAGTCGGCCGCATAGTGCGCCCGCTCATCGATCAGGTGCTGGCGGAACCGGAGTTTTACCGGGTCGACACCGATAGCGGTCAGGATCCGGTGCGTCAACGCGATGTAGTAGGCGACGTACTCGTTCGCGATAACCCCCTCGTCCACGGCGGCACGCATCGTCATTGCGGCCGGCTCCTGGCCGTCGAGCTGCCGCGCGATGGTGAGGAGAGGGGCCGTGTAGTCCGCGTAGCGGTGGAACGCGGGATGATCCTTCCGGTCGGGGTGAACGAAGATCTCGGCCTCCGCCTGGGAGAACTCCCGCAGCCGGATCATGCCCTGGCGGGGGGAGATCTCGTTTCTGTAGGACTTCCCGATCTGAACGGCGCCGAAGGGGAGTTTGTCCCGGTAAAATCGCAGGAGCCGGGAGAAGTCGGTGAAGATGCCCTGGGCGGTCTCGGGGCGCAGGTAGCCCTTCCGTTGCGAGCCGGGGCCGATTGTCGTCTGAAACATAAGGTTGAACGCGAAGACGCCCGCTTCGCCCAGGGGTTCCTTGCACGACGGGCAGGGAAGTTCGTAGAGCGCCGCCTGGAGCGCCTCCGCAGAAAGCGTGCCCGCGTTCTCGATGCCGTTCTCCTCCGCGATGTGATCGGCGCGGAGGTACTCGCCGCAGTGCGGGCACTGCACCATCTTGTCGGCGAACTCTTTCACATGGCCGGATGCGACGAAAATCGCTTCGTTTCCGACGGTGGGGCATTCGATCTCGTAGTAGCCTTCCTGGAAGACGTAGAACGACCGCCAGAGATTCTCGACGTTTCGCTTCAGCATCGCTCCGAGCGGGCCGTAATCGATGAACCCGGCAATCGACCCGTATATCTCGGATGAGGGCCAGACGAAACCTCGTCTTCTGGCTACTTCCATGACTTTTTCGTAAATATCGCTCGTCTCGGCCATAGTCTTGCAGTACAGTTGAGCGGCGGTGCTAATAAAGAATAGTCCTCACCTCGCGCGGGATCACGATTCTTCGAGAAATGGGCAGTGCGGCAAAGTTTTTTTTCACGGCGGGGAATATCCCGGAAGATATGGTTACATCCGCAGAAACGATCCATCTGTTTTGAGAGTTTATATGGTAAACTTTAAATGTTAGCGGTTGTAATGTAGGGAACGTTACGCCCCGGTCGGGGGAGAACCTTTATATACAGGGTCGCCATGGGTGACCCCCAGAACCAGACGGTGGAATGCAGAACTGAGAGAGACGGACATGGCAGAAGATACCCGCAAGCAGCAGCTCCTCGAGCTGTTCACGACCATCACGAACAAGAAGACGATCGTTGAACCGATGAGAAAGGTTCACGGTACGCTCCGGGATCGCGACGCTGTGGAACGCGAGATTGCCCTGATCATGCGGGAGATCCTCGATCGGGGGTATTTCAAGACCAAACTCGCCCCGCGGCAGCTCGCGAAACTCGTGGTTGCGTATTACGACGGCAAGAACGACACCGAAATCGCGAGGGCGCTCGGCGATGAGAAGTTGAGCAAGACCGTGGCACGTGCCCGGGTCCGCCTCAAACTCTTCAGGGAGCTCGATTTCAAGATGCCGTTCGATCAGGCGGAGATGGCGGAACTTCTTGATTCGGGGAAGACCATGAAGGAGATCAGCGAGGAACTCGATATAAGTCCCTCGACACTTCGTGAGTACCGCCACGTGATCGACCAGCAGAGAGACACCACTCTCGACCCATTCCTGGAACGGATCAGGGACGTCATGGAGGACCGCGATCTCTCCGAGATGATGACGCGCGGTGTCGCGAACGACGGCCTTAGCGAAGCGATCGACATCACCGAAGCGATCGACATGGGGGAGTTCTGAACCCCGGTTCATCCTCATAATCCACTGAACATTTTTTAGTATTACGAATCGATCTCTTCTCCATGAGGTTGACCTGGCTTGGCCACGCGTGTTTTTCTCTTGCAGGATCGCGGACGATCGTCATCGATCCTTTCATCCCGGAGGGATCGCTTCCCGCGGAGCCCGATATCGTTGCCGTGACGCACGCCCACGCCGACCACCTGGGCATTGCCACAGAACTCTCGAAGAAGACGGTCGCCGTCAACGAGGTGGCGAAGTACCTGAAAACGAAGGGCGTTCCCGCCGAACCGATGAACCTCGGCGGCACCATCACCGTCGACGGCGTCCGGTTCACGATGACGCCCGCGCTCCACTCGTCGTGGCTGGAAGACGAGGGACCGGGGTTCTACGGCGGTGTGGCCGCCGGATTCGTCATCACGATGGACGGTGTCAGCGTCTACCACGCCGGCGACACGGCGCTCTTCTCCGATATGCAGCTCATCCGCGACCTCTACCGGCCGGACGTGGCGCTTCTCCCCGTAGGCGGGTGCTTTACGATGGGGCCCGAAGAGGCGATGATCGCGGCGCGATACATCGGCGCGCCGCTCGTGGTCCCGATGCACTACGATACCTTCCCCGCCATCCGGCAGAACCTGGAGGAGTTCAAGCGGACCATCGAGCGCACGACGTCGATCCGGGTCGCGCTGCTCTCGCCGGGAGAGAGCATCGAGGTCGGCCCGGAAAAGGCCGGGGAGTGAGGGGGGGCCCCACCCCGTTTTGCGATTACAGAGAGCGTATGCCCGGGTGATGGTGTTTCGGTGGCACGTATGGCCGAGGATTGAGGAAGATCAACTCATACTTTCGGTGCTCGTGCTCCTCCGGCCACATTTTGGGACATCTCAAGTCCCGTGCACGGATTTCCACTGGGAGTCGCACCTTTGGTGCTCCAACTCCGTTCCTGCCGAAACGTCGTTTATCGCCATTGGGGAGTGCGGCTGGCCGAAGGTGCGATGTTCCGGTGGAACGGAGCTGGAGCACCGGTAGGAACGACGTTCCATGGGAACGGAGTTCGAGCACCGGAGGTGCGAGGTGCGGGGGCAGGAGCATGAGAAGAACGAAGTTCTTCGGGGGGCTGACGGGGAGTGCGATGGGCGGAACGCCCGGAGCTCGAGCACCCGAAGGGTGCGGAGTGCGAGCGTAGCGAGCTTGAGCACCGGAGGTGCGAGTGCGATGGTTCGGAGCGCGACTGCCGTCCCGGCAGGAGCGTGAGCACCGAAGGTGCGAAGAACCGGAGCTCGAGCACCCGAAGGGTGTGGAGTGCGAGCGAAGCGAGCTTGAGCACCGACAGGTGCGAGCGAAGTGAGCATGAGAAACTCGAAGAGTTTCGAGGGGTGAGCATCCCCCCTCCCCTGTCCCCACGTTACACCTTCAGACTTCATTGCTGCAGACAGTTCTGCTCCTGCAACCCCCACTCGAAGACCTTCGGTCTTCTCAAGCTCCGGACGTCCCGTCCGTCGCACCCCCCACCCAACCCTGCACAAAGATATATGTGGTCTC comes from the Methanoculleus marisnigri JR1 genome and includes:
- the glyS gene encoding glycine--tRNA ligase, encoding MAETSDIYEKVMEVARRRGFVWPSSEIYGSIAGFIDYGPLGAMLKRNVENLWRSFYVFQEGYYEIECPTVGNEAIFVASGHVKEFADKMVQCPHCGEYLRADHIAEENGIENAGTLSAEALQAALYELPCPSCKEPLGEAGVFAFNLMFQTTIGPGSQRKGYLRPETAQGIFTDFSRLLRFYRDKLPFGAVQIGKSYRNEISPRQGMIRLREFSQAEAEIFVHPDRKDHPAFHRYADYTAPLLTIARQLDGQEPAAMTMRAAVDEGVIANEYVAYYIALTHRILTAIGVDPVKLRFRQHLIDERAHYAADCWDAEVYSGRFGWVEIVGIADRTNYDLRSHAGHSGTSMTVFMPYDEPKRVVKRRITADMGVLGPRYRGKAKAIADALAASEPGEDGARVTVDGEEFFIPADLYQVREEEVEVRGEEVMPHVIEPSYGIDRMIYVALEHSYAEEEVEGEIRKVLRLPPAVAPIQVAVFPLMNRDGLETVAQTITERLTQCRILAQYDDSGAIGRRYRRQDEVGTPFAVTVDYETLEDNTVTVRDRDSMEQVRIPIERLPEVLSALISGAATFREIRA
- a CDS encoding helix-turn-helix domain-containing protein; translated protein: MAEDTRKQQLLELFTTITNKKTIVEPMRKVHGTLRDRDAVEREIALIMREILDRGYFKTKLAPRQLAKLVVAYYDGKNDTEIARALGDEKLSKTVARARVRLKLFRELDFKMPFDQAEMAELLDSGKTMKEISEELDISPSTLREYRHVIDQQRDTTLDPFLERIRDVMEDRDLSEMMTRGVANDGLSEAIDITEAIDMGEF
- a CDS encoding metal-dependent hydrolase, which gives rise to MRLTWLGHACFSLAGSRTIVIDPFIPEGSLPAEPDIVAVTHAHADHLGIATELSKKTVAVNEVAKYLKTKGVPAEPMNLGGTITVDGVRFTMTPALHSSWLEDEGPGFYGGVAAGFVITMDGVSVYHAGDTALFSDMQLIRDLYRPDVALLPVGGCFTMGPEEAMIAARYIGAPLVVPMHYDTFPAIRQNLEEFKRTIERTTSIRVALLSPGESIEVGPEKAGE